From Desulforegula conservatrix Mb1Pa:
CATGTTCCGTTGAAATAACTGAAATACAGGCCATCAGTTTTCTATCCGCTCTTTATATATATTGATAGCCTTGAGAAGATTAGAATTCGGTTCAGGTGGATTAGAAACCGCTTCAAAAAAAACATCTGCTGATTTCATGGTAAGATTAATTGTATGCTCTTTTTCTATTATGGAGCTTGCCTTCTCAAGAGCAGCCTGCACCAAAAACTGGTTGATCGTAGCTCCCATAAGTTCAGCAGCCTGGGCAATGGTTGAATAGACATTTTCAGGAACTCTTGCAGTAAGGCGTTCTGTTGTTTTTATCGCTGGCATAATTACCTCCATAAAAAAGTGCCAAAGTGACACCATAAATATAATCTTATGGCGGCAAATTGGCAACAATAAATACCTGGAGTTTTTATATAAGGTTTTGTTGCGAAGATAAAGAAGTCCATTTTTTAGATTTTTATAGAATCCTATCCACCTAATTATATCCAACACAAAACCAACGAAAAACCAAGGCGTCGCATTTGTAATAAGCTGTAATAGTTAAACTTTGTTTATGAAAACCGAAAAACCAACAAAACCAATACACACTCTATAATCATGCTTTTATGATAATGACGCCCCATAAATTACTGGTAATCTTTGATTGACCTCTAACATGACCTGACGAGACGATCTTTTGTTTTTTCCATGCCGGTGAAAACTGACTCTGCAACATCAGCTGGAAATGACCCAGGCAATTCAGCACGGACTTTATCCAAAACACCAGTCATCTCATCTGTAAGTTCATCAATTACAGATTTCATTTCATTTTCCGGGAATCCGCATAGCTTTGAGGTTGACATCCAATGACGGTAAAGAATTCTTTCCCAGTTGTAATGCCTGCTTTTCCCTTTTACCGACATAGCCATCCTCATTTTCTGAGAGTCAATCTGCTTTTTGGCAATAAGCGGATAGGCAGACATGACATCATAAAACGGAGTCAATTTGAAGATTCCCCCAGACATAAGAAAAATGCTAAAATTCTTTGCATGTCCGTCTATCGCTCCAAGAAGCCAGAAAAGAATCTGGGTTTTCATAAAAAGCCTTCTGTCTGCAAGAGCATCTGATGATCCAAGAAGAACATTCATTATATCCTGAATTCCTGGTTCTCCATCACTTTCATATTTTAATTTGATTACCACTCTGCTTCAGCCATAGAAAGCATGGTTGATGGCATGGGCGGAGTCCTAAGAGCAACATAAATAAGTCTGTGAATCATGGACGGCAGATCATATCGGCGATTGAATCTGTACTGAAATTCTGCCAGGTAGCGTGGAACATGCTTGCGATTAATTGCATGATAAGTACCTTTGAGCGCATTTTTTAAGTTACCAAGTATTATA
This genomic window contains:
- a CDS encoding type II toxin-antitoxin system TacA family antitoxin translates to MPAIKTTERLTARVPENVYSTIAQAAELMGATINQFLVQAALEKASSIIEKEHTINLTMKSADVFFEAVSNPPEPNSNLLKAINIYKERIEN
- a CDS encoding HipA domain-containing protein, translated to MVIKLKYESDGEPGIQDIMNVLLGSSDALADRRLFMKTQILFWLLGAIDGHAKNFSIFLMSGGIFKLTPFYDVMSAYPLIAKKQIDSQKMRMAMSVKGKSRHYNWERILYRHWMSTSKLCGFPENEMKSVIDELTDEMTGVLDKVRAELPGSFPADVAESVFTGMEKTKDRLVRSC
- a CDS encoding transposase; the protein is IILGNLKNALKGTYHAINRKHVPRYLAEFQYRFNRRYDLPSMIHRLIYVALRTPPMPSTMLSMAEAEW